In Humulus lupulus chromosome 6, drHumLupu1.1, whole genome shotgun sequence, a single genomic region encodes these proteins:
- the LOC133785281 gene encoding uncharacterized protein LOC133785281, whose amino-acid sequence MEYFSDCRYGHKQLGLHTRRRATGVTINEPTGAPQPTATPAPPGKGKKKAIEPILESSDENDMHAERTFDLYTKSANKKKSHRRQSEEGYSNLPTKKSRTDDPPAPTPMKETTPQPAPTREATPPTPTNPDPPSPVGQTPPPAPVDPTPPASTVQHSLKTVSEKHFDALKEAEVKHTEALKEAEAKLLEVLQLTEAKIASLEEEVKRKDASIANITASKEQYKEVSLNKYQEAHKLQDELEISRKEVAALEEQNARNLEDYEGALFECFYLFWKNNPNANFSYLPDHIREVELARCVARLEEETIPRSPEISLATGIEGARKEAGDAVDQQQQKSPQDPPATS is encoded by the exons atGGAGTACTTTTCTGACTGCCGATATGGTCacaaacaacttggccttcacacaaggag GAGGGCAACTGGGGTGACCATCAACGAACCAACTGGCGCCCCACAACCTACTGCAACACCAGCCCCTCcagggaagggaaagaagaaggccatAGAGCCTATTCTCGAGTCGtcggacgagaacg ACATGCATGCCGAACGCACCTTTGATTTGTACACCAAATCAGCTAACAAGAAAAAGTCCCATAGGCGCCAGTCTGAGGAGGGCTACAGCAATCTCCCCACAAAGAAATCTCGAACAGACGACCCTCCTGCGCCTACTCCAATGAAGGAGACAACTCCTCAACCAGCTCCTACCAGGGAGGCAACTCCTCCAACTCCAACAAACCCAGATCCTCCATCTCCGGTCGGacagactcctcctccagctccagtCGACCCTACACCTCCAGCATCCACCGTCCAGCATTCG CTGAAGACGGTCTCGGAGAAGCATTTTGATGCCCTTAAGGAGGCCGAGGTGAAGCATACTGAGGCCCTCAAGGAGGCTGAGGCAAAACTCCTCGAGGTGTTGCAGCTGACTGAGGCCAAAATCGCTTCTCTCGAAGAAGAGGTGAAGAGGAAGGATGCGAGTATTGCCAATATCACTGCATCCAAGGAGCAGTATAAGGAGGTCTCACTCAATAAATACCaggaagcccacaagcttcaagatGAGCTGGAGATTAGCCGCAAGGAAGTTGCTGCACTAGAGGAACAGAACGCCCGTAATCTTGAAGACTATGAAGGGGCGTTGTTCGAGTGTTTCTACTTGTTCTGGAAAAACAACCCCAATGCTAACTTTTCTTATCTTCCAGACCATATTAGGGAGGTGGAGCTGGCTAGGTGTGTTGCTCGCCTAGAGGAAGAAACAATTCCAAGGTCTCCAGAAATTTCTCTAGCGACCGGTATCGAAGGTGCCCGAAAAGAGGCTGGGGATGCAGTCGACCAGCAGCAGCAGAAATCTCCACAAGACCCCCCGGCAACCTCATGA
- the LOC133782355 gene encoding glucan endo-1,3-beta-glucosidase 12-like, with protein MARKLTFSPFILLFSLAFIVLAEGGSISINYGRIANDLPQPSKVVELLKSHGINRIKLYDTDSTVLTALANSGINVVVALPNELLSSAAADQSFTDKWVQANISQYYPTTKIEAIAVGNEVFVDPNNTTQFLVPAMKNLHSSLIKLNLNSSIKLSSPIALSALQSSYPPSTGSFKSELVQPVIKPMLDFLRQSGSYLMVNAYPFFAYAANADKISLDYALFRTNSGNVDSGNGLRYYSLFEAQLDAVFAAMSALGYDDVKVAVTETGWPSKGDENEVGAGQQNAASYNGNLVRRVLTGSGTPLRPNEPLDVYLFALFNENQKPGPTSERNYGLFYPNEQKVYDIPLTAAEINGKETTPVNGSKEQVPATSDVSTAAAGTTWCVANEEAGDEKLQAALDYACGEGGADCRPIQEGSTCYNPDSLVAHASYAFNSYYQKKARGTGTCNFGGSAYVVTQPPKFGSCEFPTGY; from the exons ATGGCTCGAAAACTCACATTTTCTCCTTTTATCTTACTATTCTCTTTAGCATTCATCGTTTTAGCAG AGGGGGGTTCGATCAGTATAAACTACGGTAGAATTGCAAATGACTTACCACAACCATCGAAGGTAGTGGAGTTATTGAAGTCTCATGGAATTAACCGAATCAAGCTCTACGACACTGACTCAACCGTTCTAACCGCGCTGGCTAACTCAGGCATAAACGTCGTCGTTGCACTCCCAAATGAGCTTCTTTCCTCCGCCGCGGCTGACCAATCCTTCACCGACAAATGGGTACAAGCCAATATCTCTCAGTACTACCCCACGACGAAGATCGAAGCCATTGCAGTCGGCAACGAAGTCTTCGTCGACCCGAACAATACGACCCAGTTCCTCGTACCCGCCATGAAAAACCTTCACTCTTCTCTGATAAAACTAAACCTCAACTCCTCCATAAAACTCTCCTCCCCCATCGCCCTGAGCGCTCTCCAATCCTCATACCCGCCTTCCACCGGATCCTTCAAATCCGAATTGGTCCAGCCCGTGATCAAACCCATGTTGGATTTTTTACGTCAATCAGGGTCGTACCTCATGGTCAACGCGTACCCTTTCTTCGCTTACGCAGCAAACGCAGATAAAATCTCCTTAGACTACGCTCTGTTTCGGACCAATTCCGGCAATGTTGATTCGGGCAACGGGTTGCGTTACTACAGTCTGTTCGAGGCTCAACTCGACGCCGTTTTCGCAGCCATGTCGGCTTTAGGATACGACGATGTAAAGGTTGCTGTTACTGAAACCGGTTGGCCTTCAAAAGGGGACGAAAATGAGGTTGGGGCTGGCCAGCAAAACGCAGCGTCGTATAACGGAAACTTAGTCAGACGTGTCCTTACAGGGAGTGGGACCCCATTGAGACCCAACGAACCACTTGATGTTTACCTATTCGCTTTGTTTAACGAGAACCAGAAGCCCGGACCCACATCGGAGAGAAATTATGGACTGTTTTACCCTAACGAGCAGAAAGTGTACGACATTCCGTTAACTGCAGCGGAAATTAACGGCAAAGAGACAACGCCGGTAAACGGAAGCAAAGAGCAAGTTCCAGCTACCAGTGACGTGTCCACGGCGGCAGCAGGTACGACGTGGTGCGTGGCGAATGAGGAAGCTGGGGATGAGAAGCTCCAGGCCGCACTGGATTATGCCTGTGGCGAGGGAGGGGCTGATTGCCGTCCGATCCAGGAAGGATCCACGTGTTACAATCCTGACTCGCTTGTGGCCCATGCCTCGTATGCTTTCAATAGCTATTATCAGAAGAAGGCACGTGGTACTGGCACATGTAATTTTGGTGGTTCGGCTTATGTTGTCACCCAACCTCCCA aattTGGGAGCTGCGAGTTTCCCACTGGTTATTAA